In the Anaerostipes caccae L1-92 genome, GAAAAGACATCTTGTACGGAAAATAGCAGAAAACGGGAAAGTATTTGCGATCCTGGGCACAGGAACACAAATCGGGGAGCTGGCGAAGGAACTCCTTCAATATGGCCTTTGGGAGGTTACTCTCCATATAGGGGAACGGCTTTCCTATCCCGGCGAAAAGATCAGATCCGGCCCGCCTAAGGAATTCCTTTGCTGCAAAACGGATACTTTAAGTGTGCTCTGTGTGGAAAATCCAAAGCCGCGGAATCGTTTTGCTTTTCACAGTTTACAGGATGATCTGTTCGTGCGCGGAAAGGTTCCCATGACGAAGGAGGAGGTGCGGAGCATCACTCTTTCAAAGCTTCAGCTTTTGAAAGATGCTGTCTGCTATGATATCGGTGCAGGCACGGGATCTGTCTCCATAGAGATGGCAGAGAAAGCAGATGAAGGACGCGTATATGCAGTGGAAAAGAAACCGGAAGCGGCAGATTTGATCCGTCAAAACCGGAGAAAGTTCTGCATGGATTCTATACATATCGTGGAAGGTACGGCACCGGAGGCATTAAAAGGGCTGGAACCTCCCACCCATGTCTTTATCGGAGGGACTTCAGGCGGTCTCACAGAAATCCTTCATGCTGTGTTAAAGAAAAACCCCAGGGTCAGAATTGTTATGAACTGCATAACGCTGGAGACACTTACAGAGGCAGTCAAGGCCTTTCAAACTCTGCCTGTCACGAAGCCGGATATCGTGAATGTGACGGTGAGCAGGGCGAAAAAAGCCGGCAGTTATCATTTGATGATGGGAGAAAATCCGGTTTATATCCTTTCCTGCACTGGGACCGGGGAGGTGCGCCGTGAAGATTGACAGACTCTTATTTACGGCCCCGCAGAGTGCAGGAGGGAAGACGATGGTGACCTGCGGCATTCTTGCCGCCCTTGGAGAGATGGGGAAAAAGGCGGTATCCTTTAAGTGCGGGCCGGATTATATTGACCCGATGTTTCACCGGAAAGCAGTCGGAACCGATGCCTGGAATTTGGATCCTTTTCTGACAGCGGCTTCGGCACTCAGATCCCTGCTGGCCCGCCATGCCAAAGACGCCGATCTGGCTGTGATAGAGGGCGTCATGGGGTATTATGACGGCCTCGGAGGGACAACGGCAAAAGCCAGCGCATATGAACTGTGCAGCATCACAGGAACTCCTGCAGTCCTGATTGTCGATGCAAAAGGGATGAGTACTTCTGTCCTGGCACAGATTCATGGCTTTTTATCATGGAAAAAGGACAGCGGCATCCGAGGGGTCCTTCTAAACCGGATATCTCCGATGCTCTATCCCCGGATGAAACAATTGATCGAGGAACGGCTGGACATCCCGGTTGCAGGCTATGTGCCGGAAGTCCCGGACTGTGTGTTTAAAAGCCGTCACCTCGGTCTTGTGATGCCGGATGAAATCAAGGATATCAAAGAGAAGCTTCACCGTCTTGCGGGTATTATGAGAGAAACTATCGACTGGGATACATTATTTAGAATTGCGCAAGGTGCCTCTTTCCTGGAGGCAGAAGATGAAACGGATTCTTTTGAGAACACATCGTTTTCCAAGGTAAGGATCGGGCTTGCAAAAGATGAAGCCTTCTGTTTTATGTACAGAGAAAATTTAGAACTGCTCAGTGACATGGGAGCGGAACTTGTATTTTTTTCGCCTATTCATGACAGACACCTGCCTAAAGATTTGGACGGACTGATCTTTTACGGCGGTTATCCGGAACTTTACGGAATGGAACTTGAGGAAAATCATGTGATGAGACGAGAGACTGCATCTGCTGTGTCTTCCGGGCTTCCATGTATGGCCGAATGCGGAGGCTTTCTGTATCTTCACAGGGAGATGGAGGACAAAGACGGTATTTTCAGGGAAATGGCAGGCGTGATTCCGGGAAAGGCATATAAAGAGGACCGTCTTTCACGGTTCGGATATATCTCTCTGAGACAGAACTCTGGCAGCTTGTTTGGAACCAGTCCTGCAGAGCTTACGGCTCACGAGTTTCATTATTATGATTCCGACTGCTGCGGGCAGGACTTTTATGCCAAAAAACCAGTGGGAAACAGAGGCTGGGAATGTATCTACGCATCCGATACTTTGTTTGCAGGTTTTCCTCATTTTTATTACTATGGCTGTCCGGAGCTTCCAAAGGCATTTTTAAGGAAATGCCGTCAATACCAGACGGAAAAGAGGAGATAAAATGGACATCACAGAAATCAGCAGTCATATCACGAAACCGGATGAAGGCGCCATGAAACGGTGCAGAAAGCGCTGGGACAGCATAGCAAAACCGCTGCACAGCCTTGGAAAGCTGGAAGATCTGATCGTAAAGATCGCGGGGATCACCGGAAGTGAGCGCATCAATCTCACGAAAAAAGCACTGGTTTGTATGTGCGCCGACAACGGAGTCGTGGAAGAGGGAATTTCCCAGTCAGGACAGGAGGTCACGGCGATCGTCTCTGAAAACATGTTAAACGGCAGGGCTACTTCCAGTGTGATGTGCCGGCATCTGGGGGCAGATCTGTTTGCCGTGGACGTGGGAGTCGCATGCGAGACGTCTCTGATTCAAAAGAAATCAGGCTTTGGGACAAGAAATATGCTGAGAGAGCCTGCGATGTCCAGAGAGGAAGCCGTCAGCGCAGTCAATGCGGGAATTTCCATGGCATTTGAACTTTCCCGTAAGGGATATTGTATCGCAGCCACCGGCGAGATGGGAATCGGAAATACGGCCACCAGCAGTGCGGTCGCATCCGTTCTTCTGGACCGGCCGGCAGAAGAAATGACCGGGCGTGGAGCGGGCCTCGATGATCAGAGACTCCGGTGCAAGATTCAGGTGATTACACAGGCAGTAAACCTGCACCAGCCAGACAGGAAGGATCCGCTGGATGTCCTATCCAAAGTCGGCGGTTTTGATCTGGCCGCTCTGACGGGATTCTTCCTGGGCGGAGCGGCAGTAAGACTTCCCATTGTGATCGACGGTTTTATTTCCGGGACAGCGGCTCTGGCGGCAATGAAAATCTGTCCTGACGCAGTCCATTATATGCTTCCTTCCCACAAGTCAAAGGAGCCGGCGGCAGGACTGCTGCTGGATGCGCTTGGTCTGGACGCCTGCCTTGACTGCGGCATGAGCCTTGGAGAAGGGACAGGGGCTCTTATGCTGTTTCCTTTACTGGACACGGCATTGGATGTCTATGAAAAAATGAGCACCTTTGATGAAATCAACGTGGAACAGTATGTTCCTCTCAGCTGAAAGGAGGGCAGGATGTTTACCTTAGTCACCGGCGGCAGCGGCAGCGGAAAATCAGAATATGCAGAGAGTCTTGCAGATTCCTGGAACGATCCGAAAATCTATATAGCAACGATGATGCCGTTTGATGAGGAGACCAGAAAGAAGATCCAAAGACACCGGGAGATGAGACGGGACAAAGGGTTTGTCACCTTAGAATGTTTTACCGGCCTTTCTGATCTCTGTCTTCCTGAGGAGTGCCATGTGCTGCTGGACTGTATGTCAAACCTTACGGCCAACGAAATGTTTACAGAAGAGGGAGCAGGTGCTGATACAAGAGCATCCATTCTTTCCGGTATAGAACATCTTCTGGCATCTGCAGAGGATGTATGTATTGTCACAAATGAGATTTTTTCAGACGGAATAGAATATGGAGCCGAAACGATCCTCTATCAGAAATATCTTGGGGATTTAAACTGCCGGATGGCAGAAATGGCAGACCGGGTGGTGGAAGTAGTATGCGGGATTCCGCTGAGACAGAAAGGATGAGACAAAAAATGAAGCAGCTTTGGAACAGCTTTAAAATCGCATTTTCCATGTATTCCAGGATTCCTGTGCCGAAAAGTGAGTGGACAAAAGAATATATGAAATATACCCTTTGTTTTTTTCCGGCAGTTGGGGGGATTGTGGGGCTTCTTGTCATCTGCTGGTCCGATTTCAGCAGCTTTTTGAACTTGGGTATCCTGGCCCGCACTGCCGGCCTGGCTCTGATCCCGGTCATTGTCACCGGAGGCATCCACATGGATGGATTCATGGATACCGCAGACGCTTTAGGGTCCTGCCGGGACAGAGAAAAAAAGCTGCTGATTTTAAAAGATCCCCACTGCGGAGCATTTGCCGTTCTCTCATGCGTGGGTTATTTTATTGCTTATGGAGGCGCCCTCAGTGAGATCGGAAGAGGAAATCTTTTGATTCTTTCCTGGGGATTCGTGCTGTCACGGGCGCTGAGTGCCTTTTCCATCGCATCTTTTCCCATGGCAAAAGAAACAGGGCTTGCGGCATCCTTTTCGGGGACTGCCCACAAAAGAGCGGTGCGCGGAGTCTCGGCTGTGACAGCGGCAGGGTCTGCGGCCGCCATGTGTCTCTTAAATCCTGCTGCCGGACTTTTGTGTATTGGAGGAGCCATTTTATCCTTTGCCTGGTATTACCGGATGTCGATGAAACAGTTTGGCGGCATTACAGGAGATCTCGCAGGGTGGTTTCTGCAGATATGTGAGCTGTCTGCGGCCATATGCCTGGCCGTAATAGAGAAAATAATGTAAAGGAGCAGTCATGATCATCATCATAGGAGGAGCATTTCAAGGAAAAAAACAATATGCGGAAAGGGTCACCGGCATTCCGGGAAATCAGATGACAGACGGAGCGGATTGTTCTTTGGAGGAGATTTATTCCTGCCAATGCCTGTATCATTTTCATGAATGGGTCAGGCGGAAACTGCCGGATATAAAGGATTATGAACAGGAAGCCAGGAAAATTTTTGAGGCAAACCCGGAGCTGGTCCTTATAGCTAATGAACTCGGCTGCGGTGTTGTGCCGGCGAATGCATTTGACCGGAATTTCAGGGAGACAGAGGGAAGGCTTCTTACCTGTCTGGCCGGGATGAGCAGTGAAGTGCACCGGGTCGTGTGCGGAATAGGGACGGTGATAAAGGGATGATCAGAGGATACGTGATCCGGCACAGCATGACAGAGAGTAATGCTTCAGGCCGCTATGCTGGAAAAAGAACAGATGAAAATTTAAGCCCGGAAGGGATCTCCTTGTGTCTGGACCGGATATATCCGCAGACAGACGTGGTCTATACAAGCCCTATGAGGCGGTGTATACAGACTGCCGGACTTCTTTACCGCGGGAAAAAGCCGGTGATCCGGGAACATTTCGCTGAGTGTGATTTCGGCATTTTTGAGGGAAAGAACTACATAGAGTTATCCGATGAACCGAAGTATCAGGAATGGATCGACAGCAACGGAACCCTCCCTTTTCCTGGGGGAGAGAGCAGAGAAGAATTTCAGGCCAGGTGTCTTGAAGGGTTTTCTCTATGCATAGAGCACTGCATACAGTATCAATATAGAACTTTTGCAATGGTAGTCCATGGAGGAACGATCATGAGTATTTTAGACGGATTTGCCGTCCCTCACAGGGATTATTTTGACTGGCAGGTAAAAAATCTGGAGGGATATGAAATAGAGACGGATGAGAAACAATGGGTCATAGGCAGTCATGAAATCTATATCAGAAAAGAGGGATCAGACATATGGAAGTAAGAGCAGCAGCATTATTGTTTGGGTTTTTCCTGGACTTCCTGTTCGGCGATCCCCGCTGGCTCTGTCATCCCGTCCGCCTGATCGGTTCTGCCATATCAGCGGCGGAAAAAGGAATCCGGTCTGTTTTTCCTCAGACACCACGAGGAGAACGGGCGGGAGGAATTCTTCTGATCCTCCTGATCGGGTCCGCATCCTTCGCCCTTCCGTTTTTTGCTTTGAAAATACTGTACGGATGGAGCCAGGCGGCAGGGTTTCTTTTGGAGTCTTTTTTCTGTTATCAGCTGACGGCGGCAAGAGGCTTGAAAGATGAAAGTATGAAAGTTTACAGAGAGCTTACCGAAGGATCTCTTTTAGGGGCCAGAAAGGCAGTTTCCATGATCGTCGGAAGAGATACAGAAGAACTAACCCGGACCGGTGTTATAAAGGCCGCCGTGGAGACCGTGGCGGAAAATACATCGGATGGAGTCGTGGCCCCGTTATTTTATATGACATTAGGCGGTGTTCCGCTGATGTTTCTCTACAAAGCCATCAACACGATGGATTCCATGGTGGGCTATAAGAATGAACAATATCTGAATTTTGGCAGATATCCGGCGAAATTGGATGACCTGGCAAATTATATCCCTGCAAGGCTGTCTGCATGGTTTATGATTGCTGCCTGTATTTTTACCGGAAATGATGTGCCGGCGGCCAGACGGATTTACAGGAGAGACAAAAGAAACCATAAGAGTCCCAATGCTGCCCACACGGAAGCCGTGACAGCGGGAGCCCTGCATATCCAGCTGGCAGGAAATGCCTGGTACTTTGGAAAACTTTATGAAAAACCAACCATAGGCGATGATTTAAGACACCCGGAGCCGGAAGATATAAAAAGAGCCAACGGCCTTATGTACGGATGCAGCCTCTTGGCAGCCGCCGTTTTTGGGATTATACTTATGTGTATCGGATGGAAGTTTTGACCGGAAGGAGGAGCGGCATGAAGAAACATATACACGGGGGAGATATTTACCGTCACGGGCATATAACTGATTTTTCCGCCAATGTAAATCCTCTTGGAACGCCGGAGAGTGTCAAAGAAGCTGTTCGGAAATCGGCCGAAGGAATCGAACATTACCCGGACGTTCACTGCAGCAAATTAAAAAAGGCATTATCAGAGTGGGAACAGGTTCCTGAGTCCTGGCTGATCTGCGGCAACGGCGCTGCAGATCTTATTTTCGCCCTGACACTGGCGTTAAAGCCTAAGAAAGCTTTGATCTTAGCTCCGACCTTCGCAGAATATGAACAGGCACTGAAAAGTGTGGGCTGTCAGATAACCTATTTTTATTTGACAGAACAGGAAGAATTCCGTGTGACAGAGAAGATCCTTTCAGAAATCACACCGGCTTTGGATATGGTGTTTTTGTGCAATCCAAACAATCCCACAGGAGAACTGACCGACAGGGAAATGCTGCTGAAACTCTCACAAAAGTGCAGAGAACATCAGGTATTTTTTGCAGTGGACGAGTGTTTCCTGGATTTTGTCCCGAAAGGACAGGACTATGAACTGGCAGGCTGCCTGAAATATAACCGCCATATTTTTTTGCTGAAAGCATTTACAAAGCGCTATGCCATGGCCGGTCTCCGTCTCGGGTACGGTATCTGTTCCGACGAAAAGGTCCTTTTAAAAATGACGGAAGTGACCCAGCCATGGAGAGTGTCGTCTCCTGCCCAGGCCGCAGGAACAGCGGCTTTGTCGGAGCAGTCCTACTTAAAACGGTCAGTCCGGTTCGTGTCTGAACAGAAACATATTTTAAAGAAAGCATTGGAGGAAGCAGGCTTTCGAATTTACGGGTCCAGAGCCAACTATATATTTTTCAAAGGCCCGGAGGATTTCTATGAATATTGTCTCTCAAATCAAATTCTGATCAGGAATTGCCGGAATTATGAGGGGCTTTCAAAAGGATGGTTCAGGATCGCAGTCCGGACAGAAGAGGAAAACCGGCGGTTTATCCGGACACTTCAGGCGTTCACGAAAGGAGAAACAGCATGGCAAAGACAATCATGATTCAGGGAACGATGTCAAACGTCGGGAAAAGTCTTATCACAGCAGGGCTTTGCAGGATATTGAAGCAGGATGGCTATAAAACCGCTCCGTTTAAGTCTCAGAATATGTCACTGAACTCATACATAACAAAGGACGGACTGGAGATGGGACGTGCCCAGGTTATGCAGGCAGAGGCGGCGGGAATCGAACCGTCTGTCTATATGAATCCGATTCTTTTAAAGCCCTCCAGCGATACCGGCTCTCAGGTGATTGTAAATGGGAAAGTCCTTGGCAATATGAGCGCCAGAGATTATTTTGCATATAAAAAAACGCTGATTCCTGAAATCCAAAAGGCATTTGATGCTCTGAGCAGGGAATATGATATGATTGTCATAGAAGGTGCGGGGAGTCCGGCAGAGATTAATCTGAAACAGGACGATATCGTCAATATGGGCATGGCAGAACTGGCCAATGCAC is a window encoding:
- a CDS encoding cobyrinate a,c-diamide synthase, giving the protein MKIDRLLFTAPQSAGGKTMVTCGILAALGEMGKKAVSFKCGPDYIDPMFHRKAVGTDAWNLDPFLTAASALRSLLARHAKDADLAVIEGVMGYYDGLGGTTAKASAYELCSITGTPAVLIVDAKGMSTSVLAQIHGFLSWKKDSGIRGVLLNRISPMLYPRMKQLIEERLDIPVAGYVPEVPDCVFKSRHLGLVMPDEIKDIKEKLHRLAGIMRETIDWDTLFRIAQGASFLEAEDETDSFENTSFSKVRIGLAKDEAFCFMYRENLELLSDMGAELVFFSPIHDRHLPKDLDGLIFYGGYPELYGMELEENHVMRRETASAVSSGLPCMAECGGFLYLHREMEDKDGIFREMAGVIPGKAYKEDRLSRFGYISLRQNSGSLFGTSPAELTAHEFHYYDSDCCGQDFYAKKPVGNRGWECIYASDTLFAGFPHFYYYGCPELPKAFLRKCRQYQTEKRR
- the cobT gene encoding nicotinate-nucleotide--dimethylbenzimidazole phosphoribosyltransferase, with the protein product MDITEISSHITKPDEGAMKRCRKRWDSIAKPLHSLGKLEDLIVKIAGITGSERINLTKKALVCMCADNGVVEEGISQSGQEVTAIVSENMLNGRATSSVMCRHLGADLFAVDVGVACETSLIQKKSGFGTRNMLREPAMSREEAVSAVNAGISMAFELSRKGYCIAATGEMGIGNTATSSAVASVLLDRPAEEMTGRGAGLDDQRLRCKIQVITQAVNLHQPDRKDPLDVLSKVGGFDLAALTGFFLGGAAVRLPIVIDGFISGTAALAAMKICPDAVHYMLPSHKSKEPAAGLLLDALGLDACLDCGMSLGEGTGALMLFPLLDTALDVYEKMSTFDEINVEQYVPLS
- a CDS encoding bifunctional adenosylcobinamide kinase/adenosylcobinamide-phosphate guanylyltransferase, giving the protein MFTLVTGGSGSGKSEYAESLADSWNDPKIYIATMMPFDEETRKKIQRHREMRRDKGFVTLECFTGLSDLCLPEECHVLLDCMSNLTANEMFTEEGAGADTRASILSGIEHLLASAEDVCIVTNEIFSDGIEYGAETILYQKYLGDLNCRMAEMADRVVEVVCGIPLRQKG
- a CDS encoding adenosylcobinamide-GDP ribazoletransferase is translated as MKQLWNSFKIAFSMYSRIPVPKSEWTKEYMKYTLCFFPAVGGIVGLLVICWSDFSSFLNLGILARTAGLALIPVIVTGGIHMDGFMDTADALGSCRDREKKLLILKDPHCGAFAVLSCVGYFIAYGGALSEIGRGNLLILSWGFVLSRALSAFSIASFPMAKETGLAASFSGTAHKRAVRGVSAVTAAGSAAAMCLLNPAAGLLCIGGAILSFAWYYRMSMKQFGGITGDLAGWFLQICELSAAICLAVIEKIM
- a CDS encoding bifunctional adenosylcobinamide kinase/adenosylcobinamide-phosphate guanylyltransferase, producing the protein MIIIIGGAFQGKKQYAERVTGIPGNQMTDGADCSLEEIYSCQCLYHFHEWVRRKLPDIKDYEQEARKIFEANPELVLIANELGCGVVPANAFDRNFRETEGRLLTCLAGMSSEVHRVVCGIGTVIKG
- a CDS encoding histidine phosphatase family protein, which gives rise to MIRGYVIRHSMTESNASGRYAGKRTDENLSPEGISLCLDRIYPQTDVVYTSPMRRCIQTAGLLYRGKKPVIREHFAECDFGIFEGKNYIELSDEPKYQEWIDSNGTLPFPGGESREEFQARCLEGFSLCIEHCIQYQYRTFAMVVHGGTIMSILDGFAVPHRDYFDWQVKNLEGYEIETDEKQWVIGSHEIYIRKEGSDIWK
- the cbiB gene encoding adenosylcobinamide-phosphate synthase CbiB → MEVRAAALLFGFFLDFLFGDPRWLCHPVRLIGSAISAAEKGIRSVFPQTPRGERAGGILLILLIGSASFALPFFALKILYGWSQAAGFLLESFFCYQLTAARGLKDESMKVYRELTEGSLLGARKAVSMIVGRDTEELTRTGVIKAAVETVAENTSDGVVAPLFYMTLGGVPLMFLYKAINTMDSMVGYKNEQYLNFGRYPAKLDDLANYIPARLSAWFMIAACIFTGNDVPAARRIYRRDKRNHKSPNAAHTEAVTAGALHIQLAGNAWYFGKLYEKPTIGDDLRHPEPEDIKRANGLMYGCSLLAAAVFGIILMCIGWKF
- a CDS encoding pyridoxal phosphate-dependent aminotransferase; translated protein: MKKHIHGGDIYRHGHITDFSANVNPLGTPESVKEAVRKSAEGIEHYPDVHCSKLKKALSEWEQVPESWLICGNGAADLIFALTLALKPKKALILAPTFAEYEQALKSVGCQITYFYLTEQEEFRVTEKILSEITPALDMVFLCNPNNPTGELTDREMLLKLSQKCREHQVFFAVDECFLDFVPKGQDYELAGCLKYNRHIFLLKAFTKRYAMAGLRLGYGICSDEKVLLKMTEVTQPWRVSSPAQAAGTAALSEQSYLKRSVRFVSEQKHILKKALEEAGFRIYGSRANYIFFKGPEDFYEYCLSNQILIRNCRNYEGLSKGWFRIAVRTEEENRRFIRTLQAFTKGETAWQRQS